From a region of the Pongo abelii isolate AG06213 chromosome 9, NHGRI_mPonAbe1-v2.0_pri, whole genome shotgun sequence genome:
- the LOC112135547 gene encoding LOW QUALITY PROTEIN: arginine/serine-rich protein PNISR-like (The sequence of the model RefSeq protein was modified relative to this genomic sequence to represent the inferred CDS: substituted 2 bases at 2 genomic stop codons), producing MTPNNREISKICVSSLRSYTGSTWGHSSXTGSSRAXSNWTGSRRAYSSWTGSSRACSSWTGSRMIHSLKSSSRAYSSCTGSGHQSHSPLWRPHRSHSPPWSLHRTHSPPWSPHRSHSWCRNRLAHSSTRVCSSRQAHSSWNHSPHSQSHSPQSWSRRLQSSHSSPWFWWIEGGAGRGAGEREVQVWSHLSLDPVISLATSSLELDLVLN from the exons ATGACGCCGAACAACAGAGAAATCAGCAAGATATGTGTTTCA AGCCTCAGATCTTACACTGGCAGCACATGGGGACACAGCAGCTAGACTGGGAGCAGCAGGGCTTGAAGCAACTGGACTGGCAGCAGG AGGGCTTACAGCAGCTGGACTGGCAGCAGTAGGGCTTGCAGCAGCTGGACTGGGAGCAGGATGATCCACAGCCTGAAGAGCAGCAGCAGGGCTTATAGCAGCTGCACTGGGAGCGGCCACCAGAGCCACAGCCCCCTTTGGAGACCCCACAGGAGCCACAGCCCCCCTTGGAGCCTCCACAGGACCCACAGCCCCCCTTGGAGCCCCCACAGGAGCCACAGCTGGTGCAGGAACAGGCTGGCACACAGCAGCACACGGGTTTGCAGCAGCAGACAGGCACACAGCAGCTGGAACCACAGCCCCCACAGCCAGAGCCACAGCCCCCAGAGCTGGAGCCGCAGACTCCAGAGCAGCCACAGCAGCCCATGGTTCTGGTGGATTGAGGGTGGAGCAGGTAGAGGAGCAGGTGAGAGGGAGGTGCAGGTGTGGAGCCACCTGAGCCTGGACCCCGTTATATCCCTGG CCACTTCCTCCTTGGAACTGGACCTTGTACTGAACTGA